From the Kitasatospora atroaurantiaca genome, the window GGCAATCCGCGCGGCAGCAGGCTCTGCTGCAGGGTCACGGCCATGGTGTGGTCGCCCGTGATGGCCGAGACGATCTGCTCGTGGGTGGCGTACTTCGTCTCGAAGAAGCCGCTGTTGCGGCCGAGGCGCAGCACCGCGACCCGGTCCGCGACCGCGAGCACGTTCTCCAGGTCGTGGCCGACAAGGAGCACGCCGAGGCGCTGCTCACGCAGTCGCTCCACGAGCTCCAGGAACAGGGCGGTCTGCCCGACACCGAGGGCGGCAGTGGGCTCGTCCAGGATCACCACCTTGGGCATGGCGATCAGCGCGCGGGCGATGGCGATCGTCTGACGCTGCCCGCCGGAGAGCGAACCGACGGGGATGCGCACGCTGGGGATCCGGATGGACAGGGCGTTCAGCAGCCTGCGGGAACGCTTCTCCATCTCGACCTCGTTGAGAATGCCGAACCTGCGCAGTTCACGGCCGAGGAAGAGATTGCCGACCGTGTCGAGGTTGTCGCAGAGCGACAGATCCTGGTAGACGGTGGCGATGCCCAGGTTCTGGGCGTCGACCGGCCTGCGCAGGTCGACAGGCTCGCCCTCCCATTCGATCACCCCGCTGTCCGGCGGGGACACCCCGGCGATGGCCTTGACCAAGGTGGACTTACCGGCACCGTTGTCCCCGACCAGGGCGACCACCTCTCCCTCGTTGATTTCGAGGTCGACGTCGCTCAGGGCCTGCACGGCACCGAACCGCTTGGAGATCCCACGCGCGGCCAGCAGGGGAATGCGTGTCATGGAACCAACCTCCTTCCCCGAGCGCGCGGGAGCAATTCCAACGAGGTCAGCGGGGGACGGAACGGACCAGCAGCAGCGCGATGTCGTCGGTGCGGTGCTCGGCCCGCTTGGCCTGGCCGATGAGCGCATCGGCCAGGTGGTCGAGCGGCTCGCCGCCGTGTCGGGCGAGTGCGGCGCCGAGGTCGGCCAGTGACTGGTCGAGGTCGACGCCGGGCGTCTCGATGAGACCGTCGGTGTAGAGCGCCAGGGTGGTGCCGATCGGCAGGCCGATGCAGGTCGCGGGGTACTCGGCGCTGCGGTCGACGTTCAGCATCATGCCGACCTGAGGTTCCAGTGGGTTCACGCGGCCGTCGGGGCTGCGCAGCAGTGGCGCGGGGTGTCCGGCACTGGCCAGCCAGGCCGCTCGACGGACGAGATCGACGCGAAGGCAGACGCAGCTGGCGAGGAGCGCGGTGTCCAGGTCGGCCAGCAGGCGGTTGGTACGGGCGAGCACGAGGCTGGGATCGGAGTCGGCCGTCACGAACGCGCGGACGGCGGTGCGGATCTGGCCCATCAGAGCGGCGGCGTTGACGCTGTGGCCCTGGACGTCACCGATGACGACGGCCACGGTGTCGCGGTCGACGCGGATGATGTCGTAGAAGTCGCCACCGATCTCCATGCCCTCGGTGCCGGGCAGGTAGCGGGCGGTGGTCTCCAGGCCTGGCACGAGAGGCAGGGCATGGGGCAGCAGGTTGTCCTGGAGTCCGTGGGCGAGGCCGAGCTTGGTGTCGTACAGACGGGCGCGGTCGAAGGCCTGGGCGATCAGGCCGCCGAGTGAGGTGAGGACGGCGCGTTCCTCCACGCTGAAGCGGTGCGGCCCGGCGAACGCCAGCACACAGGTGCCGATCAGCCGGCCCGAGGTCACCAGTGGCAGATAGGCCCAGGCGGCCATGCCGTCCTGGGTCTCCTGACGGTCGGGGTAGAGCCGCTCCAGCTCCGCACGGGTCTCGAAGAAGGCCGGCACCGGGTTGGTCGACGCCTGGACGCCGGGCGTGGGCTCGGTCAGCGGCGTCCGGTCGAACTGGTCGATCAGTCCCGGTGGGTAGCCGCGGTGGCCTACCGTGCGCAGCCGGCCGCCTTCGCGCATCAGCACCGCGACGGCTTGTCCCCCGAAGGCCGGCAGGATCTGGTCCGAGACCATGCTCATCACGTCCTGCACGCTGACGGCCTCGGTCAGGGCGGAGGCGAGGTGAAGGATGTGATACAGGGCCCCGGGCCGCGTGTGCACGACCGGCTCGGCGGGCGGTTCACGGGTCGGCAGCTCGTGGTGGGCGCCCTCGGCGGGACTGATGCGTACGGTGAGTCCGGAGGCGTCCGGGTAGAGCTGGAAGGACAGCCACCGGTCCGGCGGCCGCATCGCCACGAACGACGTGGACTGCCCGCCGATCACCGCCGCCCGGTAGTGGTACTCGTACACGGGATCGCGGAGCCATGGCAGCGCGGCCCACGGCTTCGCGCCCAGAAGTCGCTCGACGGGCTCCCCCAGCTGCTCGGCCGCGGTCGGTGTGACGGCGGCCAGCCGACCGTCCAGGTCGATGCCGCACACGCCCTCCGGCAGCCGCGCCACCATCGCGGTGAGCGGGTCCCCGGCATCGTTCTCCGCGGTGACCGCCGCAGGGCGCGGGCCGGGTCGAATCCGATGGCCAGCCTCTGCCGCCCACGCCAGCGCCCCGGCCAGCTCCGAGGCGAGCACCGTGAGCTCATGGCGTTCGCTCGGCGACAGCTCCGGTGGATGCGAAGCGGGCCAGAGCAGGAAGACGACCCCGTACGTGGTCCCCTGCGCGACGAGCGGGGCGGCCACGAGGCAGAACGCATACGGCATGGCGACCGCGACCCGCGGATACCGGCGCACCATCTCCTCCGCGCCGCCCACCCACACCACGCGGTCGTCGCGCGCCGCGTCGGCGACCGGGATCGGTGCGGCCAGGCCTACGCCCCGCCATGGTCTGGTGAACTCCAGCGCGGCCCCGAGTGTCATTGCCAGCTCGAGCAGCTGCCGGTCGTCCGACAGCAGGTAGAGCCCGCCCATGTGTGTGCCGAGCCGATCGGGTGCCGTCCGCAGGATCGCCGCCACCACGTCGAGGTCACCCTCGGTCACCGGCGCGGCGCCCCCACGTCCGGTCTGCGAGGATGCGGGCCCTGACGTGCTCACCGCAACCACCTCATTCGAGCCGACGGGTGACCTGCACGGCCTTGTTCCCATACTGGCCCGTCCCGGTGCCGGATGTCCCGCCTGGGGTCGGGTAAGAGCGGGCCGGCGGCCGGAATTCAGAGGATTGCCGGCCAAGCCGACGATCCGGCCGGCCGGCCGGCAACTCCAGGACAT encodes:
- a CDS encoding SpoIIE family protein phosphatase, which codes for MSTSGPASSQTGRGGAAPVTEGDLDVVAAILRTAPDRLGTHMGGLYLLSDDRQLLELAMTLGAALEFTRPWRGVGLAAPIPVADAARDDRVVWVGGAEEMVRRYPRVAVAMPYAFCLVAAPLVAQGTTYGVVFLLWPASHPPELSPSERHELTVLASELAGALAWAAEAGHRIRPGPRPAAVTAENDAGDPLTAMVARLPEGVCGIDLDGRLAAVTPTAAEQLGEPVERLLGAKPWAALPWLRDPVYEYHYRAAVIGGQSTSFVAMRPPDRWLSFQLYPDASGLTVRISPAEGAHHELPTREPPAEPVVHTRPGALYHILHLASALTEAVSVQDVMSMVSDQILPAFGGQAVAVLMREGGRLRTVGHRGYPPGLIDQFDRTPLTEPTPGVQASTNPVPAFFETRAELERLYPDRQETQDGMAAWAYLPLVTSGRLIGTCVLAFAGPHRFSVEERAVLTSLGGLIAQAFDRARLYDTKLGLAHGLQDNLLPHALPLVPGLETTARYLPGTEGMEIGGDFYDIIRVDRDTVAVVIGDVQGHSVNAAALMGQIRTAVRAFVTADSDPSLVLARTNRLLADLDTALLASCVCLRVDLVRRAAWLASAGHPAPLLRSPDGRVNPLEPQVGMMLNVDRSAEYPATCIGLPIGTTLALYTDGLIETPGVDLDQSLADLGAALARHGGEPLDHLADALIGQAKRAEHRTDDIALLLVRSVPR